One Candidatus Culexarchaeum yellowstonense genomic region harbors:
- a CDS encoding xanthine dehydrogenase family protein subunit M: MTLFYQLPKFNYHKPKDLNEALKLLRELKDAKPIAGGTDLMVDMKIGRMKTGNLIDISNLKELRKIEFHKDNVIIGAAVTLQEIINDERIRREIPILAEAAESMGSWQIRNVATIGGNICNASPAADMAPPLMVLNSKLKISSINGDRIIPVEKFFKGPRQTELMAEEILTEIIVPRESCNAGMKFMKIGRRRAHTLSIVATALAVRTTEDKIEYVRIALNSIAPTPIRAYKTEEELIGSRIDEVDVKVKKLTEEIKPISDVRASAEYRREMAVKITMEALKRSIENWRCKEL, from the coding sequence ATGACATTATTCTACCAACTACCAAAATTCAATTACCATAAACCAAAAGATTTGAATGAAGCCCTAAAGCTCTTAAGAGAACTTAAAGATGCAAAACCAATAGCAGGTGGAACGGATTTAATGGTTGATATGAAGATAGGTAGAATGAAAACTGGAAACCTAATAGATATATCCAATTTAAAAGAACTCAGAAAAATTGAATTCCATAAGGACAACGTAATTATTGGAGCAGCCGTAACATTACAAGAGATAATTAACGATGAGAGAATTAGAAGGGAGATTCCAATATTGGCAGAAGCTGCGGAAAGTATGGGTTCATGGCAAATAAGGAATGTAGCCACAATCGGAGGAAACATATGCAACGCGTCACCAGCTGCAGATATGGCTCCACCACTAATGGTGTTAAACTCAAAATTGAAAATCTCAAGCATAAATGGAGATAGAATAATACCAGTAGAGAAATTCTTCAAAGGACCAAGACAAACAGAATTAATGGCGGAGGAAATTCTAACGGAAATAATAGTGCCAAGAGAATCATGCAATGCTGGAATGAAATTCATGAAGATAGGTAGAAGAAGAGCGCATACCCTATCCATAGTTGCAACAGCCTTAGCCGTGAGAACAACAGAAGACAAGATAGAATATGTTAGAATAGCATTAAACTCCATAGCACCAACACCAATTAGAGCATACAAAACTGAAGAAGAATTAATTGGTTCAAGGATAGATGAAGTGGATGTGAAGGTGAAGAAGCTAACTGAGGAAATTAAACCAATAAGCGATGTTAGAGCGTCAGCAGAATATAGAAGGGAAATGGCTGTGAAAATAACCATGGAAGCGTTGAAAAGGTCCATTGAAAATTGGAGGTGTAAAGAGCTATGA
- a CDS encoding xanthine dehydrogenase family protein molybdopterin-binding subunit, whose amino-acid sequence MSEASKLLEKWLKAEEFTIVGKSIDRVDAIDKVTGKAKFMEDYMLPGMLYAKIVMSSEPHARIKRVNVERALKISGVVKVITARDVPGENQVGYALPDQPLLADGKVRYHGEPVAIVVAETPETAAMAASELNIEYEPLPAILDPLESMNRRDVLVHDEIGSNIAFTTKVRKGDVHKGFQKADVIVENEYRTQHQEHLYLETEGALAIPEIGGMYTIMSCAQYPHLAQAITARVLGLPTNRIRIVQPYIGGGFGGKDDTGPLVAAQAALASHLTGKPVLLIYSREESFRIHCKREQSIIKYKSGATADGILTAIDVKIIMDAGAYANRGPFILWRATMHASGPYHVENAKVDGYCVYTNKVYQGSFRGFGNPDIQFAAESQMDEIAKKLGLDPLDIRLKNILKPGMMTITGQTLDESVGVGEALRMLAERADWRRKRRMYEGDGGRYRRGIGLACGWHGISTSRGVPDWSNAIIKVNKDGGVEVYTGITEIGQGTPTTSHVQIVSEILGIPTEYITIHFGTTDAPDTGATHASRGTSIGAIGVLLAAAKLRERLTTLASELLQCHPEELKFENGRIYSKNNPEKSLKWKDLVNEAFNRGVELSSTGYFHLPKGKFDHEVGQGYAYPAYSYIINIAEVEVDVETGIVKVIRMWPAIASGRIINPKAVEGQIEGAIAQGMGLALMEKLEFDDKGAIINPNLTDYVVPTAMDMPKIEKPIFIEDLFKYGPFGAKGVGEMALIPTPAAIANAVAHAIGKRIFELPLTPEKVYFKIMEGKD is encoded by the coding sequence GTGAGTGAAGCCTCAAAATTGCTGGAAAAGTGGCTTAAAGCAGAAGAATTCACGATAGTAGGTAAGTCGATAGATAGAGTGGACGCCATAGACAAAGTTACTGGGAAAGCTAAATTCATGGAAGATTACATGCTTCCAGGAATGTTATATGCAAAGATTGTAATGAGCAGTGAACCTCATGCAAGGATAAAGAGGGTAAATGTAGAAAGAGCATTGAAAATTTCAGGGGTTGTGAAAGTTATAACGGCAAGAGATGTGCCAGGTGAAAATCAAGTTGGATACGCCCTACCAGATCAACCACTACTAGCGGATGGGAAGGTTAGATATCATGGGGAACCTGTGGCAATAGTGGTGGCTGAAACACCTGAAACAGCGGCAATGGCGGCATCTGAATTAAACATTGAATACGAACCACTACCAGCAATATTAGATCCATTGGAATCCATGAATAGGAGGGATGTATTAGTTCATGATGAAATTGGTAGCAACATAGCATTCACAACAAAGGTTAGGAAGGGGGATGTGCATAAAGGATTCCAGAAGGCAGACGTTATAGTGGAAAACGAGTATAGAACACAACACCAAGAACACCTATACCTAGAAACTGAAGGGGCATTAGCAATACCTGAAATTGGTGGCATGTACACTATAATGTCATGCGCACAATACCCACATTTAGCACAAGCAATAACGGCAAGAGTGCTGGGATTACCAACAAACAGGATAAGGATTGTACAACCATACATTGGAGGAGGATTCGGTGGAAAAGATGATACAGGTCCACTGGTTGCTGCACAAGCAGCATTGGCATCCCACTTAACAGGTAAACCAGTACTACTAATATATTCTAGGGAGGAATCTTTCAGGATACATTGCAAAAGGGAGCAGAGCATAATAAAGTATAAGTCTGGAGCCACAGCAGATGGCATTCTAACAGCAATAGATGTAAAGATAATAATGGATGCAGGGGCATATGCCAATAGAGGGCCATTCATACTCTGGAGAGCTACAATGCATGCATCAGGACCATACCACGTGGAAAATGCAAAAGTAGATGGATACTGCGTATACACGAATAAAGTGTATCAAGGATCCTTCAGGGGGTTTGGAAACCCAGACATACAATTTGCAGCAGAATCGCAAATGGATGAAATAGCCAAGAAATTGGGTTTAGATCCATTGGACATTAGATTAAAGAACATCCTAAAACCAGGAATGATGACAATAACAGGTCAAACACTAGATGAATCCGTTGGAGTAGGTGAAGCATTAAGAATGCTTGCAGAAAGGGCAGATTGGAGGAGGAAGAGGAGGATGTATGAAGGTGATGGTGGGAGATATCGTAGGGGGATAGGGTTAGCTTGTGGATGGCATGGTATAAGTACAAGTAGAGGAGTCCCAGACTGGTCCAACGCAATAATTAAAGTGAATAAAGATGGTGGAGTTGAAGTTTACACTGGAATAACTGAGATAGGGCAAGGGACACCCACAACATCACATGTACAAATTGTAAGTGAAATTTTAGGGATACCAACAGAATACATAACAATACATTTCGGAACAACAGACGCCCCAGACACTGGCGCCACACACGCTTCAAGAGGTACAAGTATAGGAGCCATAGGAGTGCTATTAGCAGCAGCTAAATTAAGGGAGAGACTTACAACATTAGCCTCAGAATTGCTTCAATGCCACCCAGAAGAATTGAAATTTGAAAATGGAAGAATATACTCAAAGAATAATCCAGAGAAGAGTTTGAAGTGGAAGGATCTAGTAAATGAAGCATTCAATAGGGGGGTGGAGTTATCCTCAACTGGATACTTCCATCTACCAAAGGGGAAGTTCGACCATGAAGTTGGACAAGGATATGCATATCCAGCATACAGCTACATAATAAACATAGCTGAAGTGGAAGTGGATGTGGAAACAGGTATAGTGAAGGTGATTAGGATGTGGCCAGCAATAGCTAGTGGAAGAATAATAAACCCAAAAGCTGTGGAGGGACAAATAGAGGGGGCAATAGCTCAAGGAATGGGATTAGCATTAATGGAGAAATTGGAATTCGATGATAAAGGTGCAATAATAAATCCAAACTTAACAGACTACGTCGTTCCAACAGCAATGGATATGCCAAAAATAGAGAAACCAATATTCATTGAAGACTTATTCAAATACGGCCCCTTCGGAGCTAAGGGAGTTGGGGAAATGGCACTAATACCAACACCAGCAGCCATAGCCAATGCAGTTGCCCACGCCATTGGTAAAAGAATATTTGAACTACCATTAACACCCGAAAAGGTTTACTTCAAAATAATGGAGGGGAAGGATTAA
- a CDS encoding DUF362 domain-containing protein, with translation MPKVSIVKVNELINKDNVHEAVKRAINMIGGINRFIKPGERVLIKPNLVSPRPPPVTTDPKVVRAIALMVKEAGGIPIIGESCSAMTHWWREGMGTKQVMEVLGYMNMAREIGAEIVPFDEHGEFKFVKMKVPNGLLLKEVEIAEIVQKVDKIIGVPVLKTSMEGGGITGCIKLMHGMINTFNDRLKWHRTDLWYKLVDEIKPYRDKYVLGVIDAIKCMEGDGPIHGNPVDMNLIIAGDDPIAADAIAAKIIGYEYPHLEVGPIAIAHTQGLGVGDPSRIEVLGEPIDKVKRRFKFATCEIIEPHFPNTIVMDGATCRTCKAWIKFTLYMLKDTGFFEELMGMNKKLFFYVGLNTPIPQTVEELKSISEEGLIIVFGECAASTTAREIYWILAQGPLRERAMIVHGCPPFAVSHYASEIRRKLGLEVGEREREAFKYVPT, from the coding sequence ATGCCAAAGGTATCAATAGTAAAGGTAAATGAACTTATAAACAAGGATAACGTCCATGAAGCTGTGAAGAGAGCAATAAACATGATTGGGGGAATTAATAGGTTCATAAAACCAGGAGAAAGGGTTCTTATAAAACCAAATCTCGTAAGCCCAAGACCCCCACCAGTAACCACAGATCCAAAAGTTGTTAGAGCAATAGCGCTAATGGTTAAAGAAGCTGGAGGAATCCCAATAATAGGGGAATCATGCTCAGCCATGACACACTGGTGGAGGGAGGGGATGGGTACAAAACAGGTTATGGAAGTCTTAGGATACATGAATATGGCAAGGGAAATTGGAGCTGAAATAGTACCATTCGATGAACATGGCGAATTCAAATTTGTAAAAATGAAGGTTCCAAATGGATTATTGTTGAAGGAAGTTGAAATAGCTGAAATAGTTCAGAAGGTTGACAAGATAATAGGAGTGCCAGTACTGAAGACAAGCATGGAGGGGGGTGGAATAACTGGATGCATAAAACTGATGCATGGAATGATAAACACATTTAATGATAGACTTAAATGGCATAGAACAGACTTATGGTATAAACTCGTAGATGAAATAAAGCCGTATAGGGATAAGTACGTTCTAGGCGTAATTGACGCCATAAAATGCATGGAGGGGGATGGACCAATACATGGAAACCCAGTGGACATGAACCTAATAATAGCTGGAGATGACCCCATAGCCGCAGACGCAATAGCAGCAAAAATAATTGGGTACGAATATCCACACTTGGAAGTTGGGCCAATAGCAATAGCGCACACACAAGGATTAGGTGTGGGAGACCCATCAAGAATAGAAGTTTTAGGGGAACCAATAGATAAGGTTAAGAGGAGATTCAAATTCGCAACATGTGAAATAATTGAACCACACTTCCCAAACACAATAGTAATGGATGGAGCCACATGCAGAACATGTAAAGCATGGATAAAATTCACATTATACATGCTTAAAGACACAGGATTCTTCGAAGAATTAATGGGGATGAATAAAAAGTTATTCTTCTACGTTGGATTAAACACCCCAATACCACAAACAGTAGAGGAATTAAAGAGCATCAGTGAAGAGGGGCTGATAATAGTATTTGGAGAATGCGCAGCCTCCACAACAGCGAGAGAAATATACTGGATCCTAGCTCAAGGACCTCTAAGAGAAAGGGCTATGATAGTGCATGGATGCCCACCCTTCGCAGTTTCACACTACGCATCAGAAATAAGGAGAAAGTTGGGATTGGAAGTTGGTGAAAGGGAGAGGGAAGCCTTCAAATACGTCCCCACATAG
- a CDS encoding alcohol dehydrogenase catalytic domain-containing protein produces the protein MRAAILRSPRNITLSEVQTPLSPRSDEAIIKVEYAAICGTDLHLYRGETPAKYPVILGHEYAGEVLMVGQGVKGIKPGDRVIGSYMASCGKCRFCILGKPQLCERRLMFGINVDGSFAEYMRIPLAERVLVKIPEELDYRDAVLVADTFLTALNAVEKALKPGETLLITGLGNIGLSAALAAKIMGASTIIGTARREKPTRIAMELGVRYVLNPDKEDVVKKVMDLTDGYGVDASIEASGAQKNMKIAFEALKPGGKMIQVAIPAETVTMDLKYIIGLEKSIIGVLNPGTPPHIERALKIVKNEIHSLRAIVTHEYSLDEVEKAMEVMDKRIGDPIKILLKIS, from the coding sequence ATGAGGGCAGCAATACTTAGATCCCCAAGAAACATAACGTTATCTGAAGTGCAAACACCATTAAGTCCAAGGAGCGATGAAGCTATAATAAAAGTGGAGTATGCAGCCATATGTGGAACAGACCTACACCTATATAGAGGTGAAACCCCAGCCAAATATCCAGTAATACTTGGACATGAATATGCAGGGGAAGTTTTAATGGTTGGCCAAGGCGTTAAGGGAATAAAACCCGGAGATAGAGTTATAGGGTCATATATGGCATCATGCGGGAAATGTAGATTCTGCATTCTCGGAAAACCACAACTATGTGAAAGGAGACTCATGTTCGGAATAAATGTAGATGGATCCTTCGCAGAATACATGAGAATACCATTAGCTGAAAGGGTACTCGTAAAAATTCCAGAAGAATTAGATTATAGGGATGCAGTTCTAGTGGCAGATACCTTCCTAACAGCATTAAATGCCGTTGAAAAAGCATTGAAACCGGGGGAAACATTACTGATAACTGGACTTGGAAATATAGGGTTATCAGCAGCCTTAGCAGCAAAAATTATGGGGGCATCAACAATAATAGGAACTGCCAGGAGGGAAAAGCCTACAAGAATAGCCATGGAATTAGGGGTTAGATACGTTTTAAACCCAGATAAAGAGGATGTTGTGAAAAAGGTGATGGATTTAACGGATGGATATGGTGTGGATGCATCAATAGAAGCCAGTGGAGCGCAGAAGAATATGAAAATAGCATTCGAAGCACTAAAACCGGGAGGGAAAATGATTCAAGTGGCAATACCTGCAGAAACGGTAACCATGGATTTAAAGTACATAATTGGATTAGAGAAATCAATAATAGGGGTGCTGAACCCAGGAACACCTCCACACATAGAAAGAGCATTGAAAATCGTTAAAAATGAAATACACAGCCTAAGAGCCATAGTCACACATGAATACAGCTTAGACGAAGTTGAAAAGGCAATGGAAGTTATGGATAAGAGGATTGGAGACCCAATAAAAATATTGTTGAAGATAAGTTGA
- a CDS encoding ArgE/DapE family deacylase, with translation MDRDKVLRKVLDHIDNSKDEIISFLRDLIRIPSVTGEERGIQEFIASKLKDWGLGYDMWFIDEAELSKHPLAEKVKLPYKDRPMLVGIVKGCGGGRSLAFNGHIDVIPPGPLSSWKFDPFGGVIDGYKIYGRGASDMKSGVAAYTMAAKLLLEADVHPLGNVYLHYVIDEEYSSNGTLAALLRGYVADGAVNAEASDMEVQPAVSGSMWFKIKVRGKTASMSRVWEGVNVIEQAYKVYDAVKKLYEIRVSEKKHPLYPDNRGVLALFIGMFNAGSYPSAIPDEAELRGRMGLLPGESIGDAISELRDFILKYSMLDPWLKYNPPEIVQEGYAGEGVEVPMDHPIVSTIVNAYTSALGVKPIVKGHEGATDMRILMKMNIPTVCFGPGTITQMHAYNEWVDLRNVVNAVKVMATMIIDWCGFLD, from the coding sequence GTGGATCGTGATAAAGTTTTGAGGAAGGTTTTGGATCATATTGATAATAGTAAGGATGAAATAATATCCTTCCTTCGCGATCTCATTAGGATTCCAAGCGTTACTGGTGAGGAGAGGGGGATTCAAGAGTTCATAGCCTCTAAGCTTAAGGATTGGGGTTTAGGTTATGATATGTGGTTTATAGATGAAGCTGAGCTTTCAAAGCATCCATTGGCTGAGAAGGTTAAGTTGCCTTATAAGGATAGGCCTATGCTTGTTGGGATAGTTAAGGGTTGTGGTGGGGGGAGGTCTCTTGCATTTAATGGGCATATTGATGTCATTCCACCAGGCCCCTTATCTTCTTGGAAGTTTGACCCGTTTGGCGGTGTTATTGATGGTTATAAGATTTATGGTAGGGGTGCATCTGATATGAAGAGTGGTGTTGCAGCTTACACCATGGCTGCCAAATTGCTTTTGGAGGCTGATGTTCACCCACTTGGAAATGTGTATTTGCATTACGTAATCGATGAAGAGTATAGTAGTAATGGTACACTTGCAGCTCTACTTAGGGGGTATGTGGCTGATGGTGCTGTGAATGCTGAAGCTAGTGATATGGAGGTTCAACCAGCAGTTTCTGGTAGTATGTGGTTTAAAATTAAGGTTAGGGGTAAAACTGCTTCCATGTCTAGGGTTTGGGAGGGTGTAAACGTCATTGAGCAAGCTTATAAGGTTTATGATGCTGTTAAAAAGCTTTATGAGATTAGAGTTTCTGAGAAGAAGCACCCATTATACCCTGATAACAGAGGAGTTTTAGCTTTATTCATTGGAATGTTTAATGCTGGAAGCTATCCTAGCGCTATTCCTGATGAAGCTGAGTTGCGTGGTAGGATGGGTTTACTTCCAGGTGAAAGTATAGGTGATGCCATATCTGAATTGAGGGATTTCATTTTGAAGTATTCCATGCTGGATCCATGGTTGAAGTATAATCCACCAGAAATTGTCCAAGAGGGGTATGCTGGTGAAGGCGTGGAGGTTCCCATGGATCACCCAATAGTTTCCACAATAGTTAATGCTTATACCTCTGCTTTAGGTGTTAAACCCATTGTTAAGGGGCATGAGGGGGCTACTGATATGAGGATTTTGATGAAGATGAATATACCGACAGTATGCTTTGGACCTGGAACCATAACCCAGATGCATGCATATAATGAGTGGGTTGATTTGAGGAATGTTGTGAATGCAGTGAAAGTTATGGCTACAATGATCATTGATTGGTGCGGCTTTCTTGATTAG
- a CDS encoding molybdopterin molybdotransferase MoeA: MNPNKNFKYTPPEIAIKRVLEYIKPIEEVEEIPIDNAVNRVLAEDIVAYSDIPQYNTSHFDGYAARYEDTMEASYEKPVTLIVKGEVKPNMIVNYEVKAGEAYMINTGGYLPRGTNTVIPREAVKVIDENKIQVTRKSKPLEHVIKAGEDYKRGETIFKRGRIIEPKDLDIIAYMKIEKLKVYRKPVISILAVGDELIAEGGSPHTLMISNLIREFGGKPVDVGIAKDDINDISSKILDASMKSDLIVTIGGCSVGFMDLVADAILSIPNSQIIVRGIRRIPGRQTSFAIANGKPILMLPGLIQSMTIGFYTLGVPAIMKLSNVDANCKSMVIKVKVSRRVKVENMLPFERVLFGRIIELEDIPKVELLSGSSMLRRMIIESHGFIIIPPFKREVLDGEVLEMNLFKPINLQ; the protein is encoded by the coding sequence ATGAATCCAAATAAAAATTTTAAGTATACCCCGCCTGAAATTGCTATAAAAAGGGTTTTGGAATATATAAAACCAATAGAAGAAGTTGAGGAAATACCAATAGATAATGCTGTAAACAGAGTTTTAGCGGAAGATATAGTGGCATATAGTGATATCCCACAATACAACACATCCCACTTCGATGGATATGCAGCAAGATATGAGGATACCATGGAAGCATCATATGAAAAACCAGTAACATTAATTGTAAAGGGGGAAGTTAAACCAAACATGATAGTAAACTATGAGGTTAAAGCTGGAGAAGCATATATGATAAATACGGGCGGATATCTACCAAGGGGGACAAATACGGTAATACCAAGAGAAGCTGTAAAGGTAATTGATGAAAATAAGATACAAGTTACACGTAAATCAAAACCATTAGAACACGTCATAAAAGCTGGAGAGGACTATAAGAGGGGGGAGACGATATTTAAGAGGGGGAGGATAATAGAACCAAAAGACCTAGATATAATAGCATACATGAAAATTGAGAAACTTAAAGTCTACAGGAAACCAGTAATATCGATACTTGCAGTGGGGGATGAGTTGATAGCGGAAGGAGGTTCACCCCACACCCTCATGATCTCAAACTTAATAAGGGAATTTGGTGGAAAGCCAGTGGATGTGGGAATAGCTAAAGACGACATCAATGATATTTCAAGCAAAATTTTGGATGCATCCATGAAGAGCGATCTAATAGTGACCATTGGAGGATGCTCCGTGGGATTCATGGACTTAGTTGCGGACGCCATACTATCAATCCCAAATTCACAAATAATAGTTAGGGGGATAAGGAGGATTCCTGGGAGGCAGACAAGCTTCGCAATAGCAAATGGGAAGCCCATATTAATGTTGCCAGGATTAATACAATCCATGACTATAGGATTCTACACCCTAGGAGTACCTGCAATAATGAAGCTCAGTAATGTGGATGCCAACTGTAAAAGCATGGTAATAAAAGTTAAAGTTTCAAGGAGAGTTAAGGTGGAAAACATGCTACCCTTTGAGAGAGTACTTTTTGGAAGAATAATCGAGTTGGAGGATATTCCAAAAGTGGAGTTACTAAGCGGTTCATCAATGCTTAGGAGAATGATCATAGAATCCCATGGATTCATAATAATACCACCATTCAAAAGGGAAGTGTTGGATGGAGAAGTTTTAGAAATGAATCTATTTAAGCCAATAAATCTACAGTAA
- a CDS encoding nucleotidyltransferase family protein has translation MITAIILAAGASKRFGRNKLLETINGKPMIKWTVEAALNSMANEVVVVLGFEAEKVAEAIKDLPCKIVINENYEEGMSSSVKCGLRNAMDKSMAILIIPGDCPLIRSEDINKVIKRYIETRKPIVIATHKGRRGHPIMISRELFREVMGISEEGMGLKEVIKRHEMEIAYAETENAGVIRDIDNPEDLKEALKLMQK, from the coding sequence GTGATCACAGCAATAATACTCGCAGCAGGAGCTTCAAAGAGATTTGGAAGAAACAAACTCCTAGAAACGATAAATGGGAAGCCAATGATAAAATGGACAGTTGAAGCTGCATTAAATAGCATGGCGAATGAAGTTGTAGTTGTATTGGGATTTGAAGCCGAAAAGGTTGCTGAAGCCATAAAAGACTTGCCATGCAAAATAGTGATAAATGAAAATTACGAGGAGGGGATGAGTAGCTCAGTTAAATGTGGACTTAGAAATGCCATGGATAAAAGCATGGCAATACTAATAATACCGGGAGACTGCCCACTGATAAGAAGTGAAGACATAAACAAAGTGATAAAGAGGTATATTGAAACCAGAAAACCAATAGTGATAGCCACACATAAGGGTAGAAGAGGACACCCAATAATGATAAGCCGAGAATTATTCAGAGAAGTTATGGGAATAAGTGAAGAAGGGATGGGGTTAAAGGAGGTAATTAAAAGACATGAAATGGAAATAGCATATGCAGAAACGGAAAACGCTGGAGTTATCAGAGACATAGACAACCCAGAAGACTTGAAAGAAGCTCTAAAACTAATGCAAAAATGA
- a CDS encoding XdhC/CoxI family protein translates to MNQHDSEIFQEVVKALRNGDRVALCTIVEKRGSGPRNIGAKMIVYRDGRTLGSIGGGNLERIIVEEALKAMNENESKTITLSLGGGEGIETGLICGGSIKVFIDIINPNPKLIIVGSGNVAKPLAEIANIVGFEVTIVDDNPNTATKDRFPTANKIIINEDLAKGLNEANLDEESFIAIVHGDVNKEYEVLKNVLKGKARYIGLLGSRRKGAELKRKLIEEGFKEGDVERIKVPIGIDINAETPEEIAISIMAELIMNLRCKK, encoded by the coding sequence ATGAACCAACATGACAGCGAAATATTCCAAGAAGTAGTGAAAGCATTAAGAAATGGGGATAGAGTGGCATTATGCACAATAGTGGAGAAGAGGGGGTCTGGACCTAGAAATATTGGCGCAAAAATGATCGTATATAGGGATGGTAGAACCCTTGGAAGCATAGGTGGAGGCAATCTTGAAAGGATAATAGTGGAAGAAGCCTTGAAAGCTATGAATGAAAATGAAAGTAAAACCATAACACTATCACTTGGAGGTGGAGAAGGGATTGAAACAGGTCTAATATGTGGTGGATCAATAAAGGTTTTCATAGACATAATAAACCCAAATCCAAAACTAATAATAGTAGGCTCTGGAAACGTAGCTAAACCATTAGCGGAAATAGCAAACATTGTTGGATTCGAAGTAACAATAGTAGATGACAACCCAAATACAGCCACGAAAGACAGATTCCCCACAGCCAACAAAATAATCATAAATGAAGATCTAGCAAAAGGATTGAATGAAGCAAACCTAGATGAGGAAAGCTTCATAGCAATAGTCCATGGAGACGTAAATAAGGAATATGAAGTACTCAAGAATGTGTTAAAGGGGAAAGCGAGATACATAGGACTACTAGGTAGTAGGAGGAAGGGAGCCGAATTAAAGAGGAAGCTGATCGAAGAGGGGTTTAAGGAAGGGGATGTTGAAAGAATAAAGGTTCCAATAGGAATAGACATAAATGCGGAAACCCCTGAAGAAATAGCCATAAGCATAATGGCAGAATTGATAATGAATTTGAGGTGTAAAAAGTGA
- a CDS encoding NAD(P)/FAD-dependent oxidoreductase yields the protein MRSFDVCIVGGGFSGLYISSMIDGDLHIFEEHSSVGFPMHCAGIISPRTFNMLNVPRSLVEAEYHGMVIHFGDYKFYWFGKPLALRVDRVGLERYLYDKCCSLGHVFHFNSFVSNVDPNGFIYVGDLKFNSKLIILAEGSRRVFSRRLGLVGFGDDFYGFQALIRGGVGSEFIHVYIDRDFSDYFSWFIPIGDDRCIVGLMVRNSMDFKPKFNALLKRLEFEGLLSKVRFERFFGGLIIRGPIGSYGCGRVLAIGDSIQMSKPLTGGGLYPICLASKVLSKLINSYLSGFIDLSDISALYKPFFDELSRRFKLSFKLVKLLSKLNYMVLEDFIVGGCRLKLHTNLLSNVDYDEPLYGILEDHAKLVKFFAALLAGLIP from the coding sequence ATGAGGAGTTTTGATGTATGTATTGTTGGGGGAGGGTTTTCTGGGCTTTATATTTCAAGTATGATTGATGGGGATTTGCATATATTTGAAGAGCATTCCAGTGTGGGTTTTCCCATGCATTGTGCTGGGATAATTAGTCCAAGGACTTTTAATATGCTTAATGTTCCTAGGAGTCTTGTTGAAGCTGAGTATCATGGTATGGTAATTCATTTTGGTGATTACAAGTTTTATTGGTTTGGTAAGCCTTTGGCTTTAAGGGTTGATAGGGTTGGTTTAGAACGTTATTTGTATGATAAATGTTGTAGTCTTGGTCACGTATTCCATTTCAACAGTTTTGTTTCCAATGTTGATCCTAATGGTTTCATTTATGTGGGTGATTTGAAATTTAATTCTAAGCTGATAATATTGGCTGAGGGTTCTAGGAGGGTTTTCTCTAGGCGTTTGGGTCTTGTGGGTTTTGGTGATGATTTTTATGGTTTTCAAGCTTTAATTCGCGGTGGGGTTGGTAGTGAATTTATTCATGTATATATTGATCGTGATTTCAGTGATTACTTTTCATGGTTTATACCCATAGGTGATGATAGATGTATTGTTGGCTTGATGGTTAGGAATTCCATGGATTTCAAGCCTAAATTTAATGCTTTATTGAAGCGATTGGAGTTTGAGGGGCTTCTCTCCAAGGTCCGTTTTGAAAGGTTTTTTGGTGGTTTAATTATACGTGGCCCCATAGGTTCTTATGGTTGTGGTAGGGTTCTCGCAATTGGTGATTCCATTCAGATGAGTAAACCCTTAACTGGTGGTGGGCTTTACCCAATATGCTTGGCTTCCAAGGTTCTTTCAAAACTTATCAATAGTTACCTTTCTGGGTTTATTGATTTAAGCGACATATCTGCTCTCTACAAGCCATTCTTCGATGAGCTTTCACGTAGATTTAAGCTCTCCTTTAAATTGGTTAAATTGCTTTCTAAATTGAATTATATGGTTCTAGAGGATTTTATTGTGGGTGGTTGTAGATTGAAGTTGCATACTAATCTCCTTTCAAATGTTGATTATGATGAGCCTCTATATGGGATCTTGGAGGATCATGCTAAATTAGTTAAATTCTTTGCAGCTCTACTTGCAGGTTTAATTCCATAG